In Aspergillus flavus chromosome 3, complete sequence, one genomic interval encodes:
- a CDS encoding BAR domain protein — MDKVQAFGKNLSASFSPFAARTQQMIKEQLGQAEDKTQLPDEYLELEKRVDALKLVHQKLLQVTSQYSNEAYDYPPNIRESFNDLGRTIGEKVQLLSQASSPAEAQAALTAPPSAKPQPKTFNHAIARASLSGSQTLAQSSTGEDPLATALEKYALASEKVGEARLSQDGQIQSRFLAGWNTTLNTNLMFAAKARRNVENARLMLDSVKASKKAAARGDLDNLSEEARQEIEQAEDEFVSQTEEAVSVMKNVLDTPEPLRNLADLIAAQLEFHKRAYEILSELAPVVDGLQVEQEASYRKSREGA; from the exons ATGGACAAGGTGCAGGCGTTCGGAAAGAACCTTAG TGCGAGCTTTTCGCCTTTTGCTGCGCGCACGCAGCAGATGATCAAAGAACAGTTGGGTCAAGCCGAAGACAAGACTCAACTTCCCGATGAATACCTTGAGCTTGAGAAGCGCGTGGACGCTCTTAAGTTGGTTCATCAGAAGCTCCTTCAGGTGAC TTCGCAGTACTCTAACGAGGCTTACGACTACCCACCCAACATCCGCGAGTCATTCAACGACCTAGGCCGGACCATCGGTGAAAAGGTTCAGCTTCTGTctcaagcttcttctcctgcgGAGGCCCAGGCTGCCCTGACTGCCCCTCCTTCGGCCAAGCCCCAGCCGAAGACGTTCAACCATGCCATTGCCCGCGCCTCTCTGTCCGGATCCCAGACTCTGGCGCAGAGCTCCACCGGCGAGGACCCTCTGGCCACTGCCCTGGAGAAGTATGCGCTGGCCTCGGAGAAAGTGGGTGAAGCCCGTCTGTCTCAGGATGGACAGATCCAGTCGCGTTTCCTCGCTGGGTGGAACACGACTCTCAACACCAACCTGATGTTTGCGGCCAAGGCGCGCAGAAACGTCGAGAACGCCCGTCTTATGCTGGACTCGGTCAAGGCCAGCAAGAAGGCGGCTGCTAGGGGTGACCTGGACAACCTGAGCGAGGAGGCCCGCCAGGAGATCGAACAGGCTGAGGATGAGTTCGTTAGCCAGACCGAGGAGGCCGTGAGCGTCATGAAGAAT GTTCTGGACACTCCTGAGCCTTTGAGAAATCTGGCGGACTTGATCGCCGCCCAGCTTGAGTTCCACAAGCGGGCTTATGAAATCCTCAGCGAGCTGGCTCCTGTGGTTGATGGTTTGCAGGTTGAACAAGAG GCTAGCTACCGTAAGAGCCGTGAGGGAGCTTAG
- a CDS encoding V-type proton ATPase subunit E encodes MANGWSLIIGLIVIAVASVVAWVFSPKGENQTLWRSTLILAFVSCYLMWAITFMAQWHPLISPKRADIRPDRVPQ; translated from the exons ATGGCGAACGG GTGGAGTCTAATCATTGGCCTGATCGTCATCGCTGTCGCGTCCGTCGTCGCCTGGGTATTCAGTCCTAAGGGCGAGAACCAGAC GCTTTGGCGGAGTACGCTGATTCTTGCGTTTGTGTCTTGTTATTTGATGTGGG CGATTACGTTTATGGCGCAGTGGCATCCGCTTATCTCGCCGAAGAGGGCAGATATTAGACCTGATCGGGTACCGCagtga
- a CDS encoding protein arv1, producing MMPICIECSYPVSHLYSTYSRADDRSLGKGVRLTQCPRCQRFADKYVEYDFVVIFIDLVLIKPQVYRHLLFNRLGGDNDQFDRSIIRLGVLLLLFDVYLTWARIEKSPSLATTFLSRAPIVVQYFFFLGLNALATLAHHLTIRVLASVLAPTPRGLKQNGSNPNATTTESPLSTPSTPVHTSPLSQNMNAQSQLSPTSASMLSPRRLSRQGSYDIPSMGGGFSTANTLGGDNHAVLSATQGSFPPPPLRRASTAPIQSIQPLPPPSPASPTAISTALLVSSCAKLFPILLVIWGPEGSGIASQTPASSSAGTSRVTPGNISQHAVTGMTPVATSTTGSSGIVGSPSAASSTLLESLIQMLPQSVPTSYLANFVELTGSLFSLGAADTHLVLLSNIEALYVLLGCGYLRAVTLAVAGLMARWTVQRVILGAIGVG from the exons ATGATGCCCATCTGCATCGAGTGCTCGTACCCCGTGTCGCACTTGTACAGCACTTACAGCCGTGCCGACGATCGCTCGTTAGGTAAAGGCGTGCGCTTGACACAATGTCCACGCTGCCAGCGATTTGCGGATAAGTATGTTGAATATGACTTTGTCGTGATCTTCATTGATCTCGTTTTGATCAAGCCGCAG GTCTATCGCCATCTCCTTTTTAATAGGCTTGGAGGCGACAACGACCAATTCGAT CGCTCTATAATTCGTCTAGGAGTTCTTCTACTCTTGTTTGACGTCTACCTGACATGGGCCCGCATTGAGAAGTCTCCCTCATTGGCCACTACTTTCCTCTCTCGCGCACCGATTGTTGTCCagtactttttctttttgggtctAAACGCGCTTGCGACTCTTGCCCATCATCTCACTATCCGTGTCCTAGCTTCAGTCCTTGCCCCGACGCCTCGGGGCTTGAAGCAAAATGGCAGCAACCCGAATGCCACCACGACCGAAAGCCCTCTATCCACCCCCTCGACACCAGTACATACCTCTCCCCTATCTCAAAACATGAATGCGCAATCCCAGCTCTCTCCCACATCAGCGTCCATGTTGAGCCCACGTAGGCTCAGTCGGCAAGGCTCTTACGATATTCCATCAATGGGCGGAGGATTCTCAACCGCAAACACTTTAGGAGGTGATAATCACGCGGTCCTATCAGCAACCCAGGGCTCATTCCCGCCACCTCCTTTACGCCGGGCCTCTACAGCTCCGATCCAGAGCATCCAACCGCTGCCTCCTCCGTCCCCCGCCAGCCCTACCGCCATCAGCACCGCACTTCTCGTTAGCAGTTGCGCCAAACTTTTCCCGATACTGCTCGTCATATGGGGTCCCGAGGGTAGCGGAATTGCATCTCAGACACCTGCTAGCAGCAGTGCAGGGACAAGTCGAGTGACTCCGGGCAATATCTCACAGCACGCGGTGACCGGTATGACTCCCGTGGCAACTAGCACAACAGGCTCGTCGGGAATAGTGGGATCTCCATCAGCAGCTTCATCAACACTTCTAGAAAGCTTGATTCAGATGTTACCTCAGTCGGTGCCGACAAGTTACTTAGCAAACTTTGTTGAGCTGACAGGCTCCCTTTTCTCATTGGGAGCAGCAGATACGCATCTGGTGCTATTGAGTAACATCGAAGCCCTATATGTCCTCTTAGGATGCGGGTACCTCCGCGCTGTAACACTGGCAGTCGCCGGACTAATGGCTCGATGGACAGTACAGAGAGTCATCTTAGGAGCGATAGGAGTTGGCTAA
- a CDS encoding mitochondrial amino-acid acetyltransferase yields MSSRALTWPRTAKSSLLKQQTSSFVGQPKLGTPNCRSFSSTADRPINQSAEFSSSSKSYDRLGRRAKEKLLDREFFLSLLNSASTKREAKSYLARLKAQHPPKAQTEPTTGHSKGTVTQSLPSGVNLGSFYGASRSVYDSPVFRHDSTPLPPPSELPEERLHLALIKIRTPQLLDDTIINGVAKTLSQLSRLGMACCVVVDPGTAGNANTLRRVAAEQAERISIAVDAQPDSKSAHLDSVLSLSPMFPELPTVLSRKALLNPLRDGQIVVVAPIAYTEDVPKAVTISANDAILALTKELAGLAMRPDPDEDPWLTAQKIAKLQKEVSLDRVILLDPLGGIPSFRGPQTSHVFINMEQEFDDIKNELLHVQSSEACTATTPKGGNTFVEDPLERHLDNLQLSQNVLAMLPSASSGIITSPLEVSNSARTPQANPSDVSAVGTRRQRNPLIHNLLTDKPLLSSSLPMSRREAMNRRRGSINTPSSHTTFVKRGMPLTMIPNPRVEVWTAQNRPRLSLDDPSIDLPRLVQLIEDSFNRKLDVQDYLNRVNDRLAGLIIAGEYEGGAILTWELPPGVEDDGSPASEARMVPYLDKFAVLKRSQGAGGVADIVFNAMVRSCFPNGVCWRSRKDNPVNKWYFERSTGTWKLSDTNWTMFWTTPGLTENSQRFSDYEQVCRSIQPSWADDTGVVD; encoded by the exons ATGAGTTCTAGGGCGCTGACATGGCCGCGGACTGCAAAGTCCTCTCTGCTAAAG CAACAAACCTCCTCCTTTGTCGGTCAACCAAAATTGGGAACTCCCAATTGccggtctttctcttccaccgcCGATCGGCCGATCAACCAAAGTGCCGAGTTTTCGTCCAGCAGCAAAAGCTATGACCGACTAGGTCGCCGGGCCAAGGAAAAATTATTGGATCGT GAATTTTTCCTTAGTCTGCTGAACTCCGCGTCTACGAAACGAGAGGCTAAATCGTATCTGGCTCGCCTGAAAGCACAGCATCCTCCGAAAGCGCAGACAGAACCGACCACCGGACACTCGAAAGGAACGGTAACACAATCGTTGCCATCGGGTGTTAACCTGGGTTCATTCTATGGAGCCTCGCGATCTGTGTATGATAGTCCGGTCTTCAGGCATGACTCAACGCCTCTCCCGCCACCGTCGGAACTGCCAGAGGAAAGACTACACCTAGCCCTGATTAAAATCAGGACACCGCAGCTACTTGATGACACTATTATTAATGGAGTAGCCAAGACCCTTTCCCAGCTGAGCCGTCTAGGGATGGCTTGCTGTGTTGTGGTTGACCCTGGAACTGCGGGCAATGCCAACACCTTACGCAGGGTTGCTGCAGAACAAGCCGAACGTATTTCAATTGCAGTAGATGCACAACCAGACTCAAAGTCTGCCCATCTCGACTCGGTCTTGTCTCTGTCCCCGATGTTTCCCGAACTTCCCACCGTTCTATCCAGAAAGGCGCTCCTTAATCCGCTCCGCGACGGCCAAATCGTGGTTGTTGCTCCCATTGCCTACACGGAAGATGTTCCTAAGGCAGTTACTATATCTGCGAATGATGCTATTCTGGCCCTCACGAAAGAGCTTGCCGGCCTGGCGATGCGTCCCGACCCTGATGAAGACCCTTGGCTGACCGCGCAGAAAATTGCTAAGCTGCAAAAAGAGGTCTCTTTGGATCGAGTAATTCTCCTGGATCCTCTTGGAGGAATTCCTTCATTCCGAGGCCCGCAGACATCGCACGTTTTCATCAATATGGAGCAGGAatttgatgatatcaagaatgAGTTGCTTCACGTACAGTCCAGTGAAGCTTGTACAGCAACCACACCAAAAGGGGGAAATACATTCGTCGAGGATCCTTTGGAAAGACACCTGGACAACCTGCAGCTGTCGCAAAATGTGCTTGCTATGCTCCCATCGGCGTCCTCGGGGATTATTACCTCTCCGCTGGAAGTTTCGAATTCAGCTAGGACACCCCAGGCTAACCCTTCGGATGTATCTGCTGTGGGCACCCGACGACAACGAAACCCACTCATTCATAACCTACTCACAGACAAACCACtgctttcctcttcactACCCATGAGTCGACGAGAGGCGATGAACCGTAGACGTGGCTCCATCAATACCCCAAGTTCTCACACTACTTTTGTCAAGCGAGGCATGCCTCTCACGATGATTCCCAATCCACGAGTTGAGGTGTGGACAGCACAGAATCGCCCACGGCTATCGCTGGATGATCCAAGCATCGACCTCCCGCGATTAGTTCAGCTGATCGAAGACTCCTTCAACCGTAAACTGGACGTCCAAGATTATCTCAACCGGGTTAACGATCGCTTGGCCGGACTGATTATTGCAGGAGAGTACGAAGGTGGTGCCATTCTTACGTGGGAGCTGCCGCCGGgtgtggaagatgatggcagCCCGGCCAGTGAAGCTCGGATGGTTCCATACCTGGACAAATTTGCCGTCTTGAAACGCAGCCAAGGCGCCGGTGGTGTGGCCGATATTGTGTTCAATGCTATGGTTCGGTCATGTTTTCCCAACGGGGTCTGCTGGCGCAGTCGCAAGGACAATCCAGTAAATAAGTGGTACTTTGAACGCTCGACGGGGACGTGGAAGCTATCCGACACCAATTGGACTATGTTCTGGACGACTCCAGGATTGACGGAGAATTCGCAGAGGTTTTCTGATTACGAGCAAGTGTGTCGGAGCATTCAGCCGAGCTGGGCTGACGATACGGGTGTTGTTGATTGA
- a CDS encoding FAD dependent oxidoreductase-domain-containing protein has product MAEAFPVNNGMTSFWRTEPHFLDSHRSTEVLPDTSDIVIVGAGYAGVTTAYHCMRLSQSSSADKPSIVILEARQACSGATGRNGGHLKPDVYYQINAAEEVAAFELAHMAAVKSCVEEEKIDCDLDFDKVIDVQLDDNHCAKLKAGYESLLSRGALTVTEADFTPNETAESVSTIPATADFSVYSSPA; this is encoded by the exons ATGGCCGAAGCGTTTCCTGTCAACAATGGCATGACTTCATTCTGGCGCACCGAGCCTCATTTTCTCGATAGCCATCGCTCAACCGAGGTGCTGCCTGATACAAGTGATATTGTCATCGTTGGGGCAGGATATGCAGGCGTAACAACTGCATACCACTGTATGCGTCTTAGCCAATCCTCGTCAGCTGATAAACCTTCTATAGTAATACTGGAAGCCCGTCAGGCCTGCTCGGGGGCTACAGGTCGCAATG GTGGCCATCTAAAACCTGATGTATATTACCAAATCA AcgcagcagaagaagtggCCGCTTTTGAGTTGGCGCATATGGCAGCGGTTAAGTCTTGTgtagaagaggagaagattgatTGTGACCTAGACTTTGACAAGGTCATTGATGTGCAGCTTGACGATAATCATTGTGCCAAACTCAAGGCGGGATACgaatctcttctttctcgcgGAGCCCTCACAGTGACGGAAGCCGATTTCACTCCGAACGAGACTGCGGAATCCGTGAGTACCATTCCAGCCACCGCAGATTTCTCTGTATATTCATCCCCTGCGTAG
- a CDS encoding acetyltransferase, GNAT family (unnamed protein product): MSDYTADKSAADQPINGFKPLSNADGYSLPTTGDDLSRLSARGDFSMANGIPMEEVDDDDEEEEVDEDYVAVDHDDINEFPYWFRRPPVHQRTKLDELHPFVQVLTVSNVDDCVNVESAFPEQERCSRDKFVYRLNRCPELCLGLFTLPILGEDQPKPRPTLVGHIVATRISTQFVTDKAMELPENWQTERMTVENGETVGHDEYGGTIAIHSLAVLPEHQGKQVASTLLKSYIHRIREAQIAERISIIAHDHLVPFYESFGFDNRGPSKCQFGGGGWTNLVLDFIGE; the protein is encoded by the exons ATGTCCGATTATACCGCTGATAAGTCTGCCGCGGACCAGCCCATCAATGGGTTCAAGCCGTTATCAAACGCGGACGGGTATTCCTTGCCTACGACCGGGGATGACCTCTCACGTCTGAGCGCCCGTGGAGATTTTTCAATGGCCAACGGGATCCCcatggaggaggtggatgatgatgacgaagaagaagaggtcgaCGAAGACTACGTTGCAGTTGACCATGACGATATTAACGAATTTCCTTATTGGTTCCGTCGCCCGCCTGTGCATCAACGCACAAAGCTGGACGAGTTGCATCCTTTCGTACAGGTCTTGACTGTGTCAAACGTGGATGATTGTGTCAACGTGGAGAGCGCGTTTCCCGAACAAGAGCGCTGTTCCCGAGACAAG TTTGTATATCGCCTGAACCGATGCCCCGAACTTTGCTTGGGACTCTTTACACTCCCTATCTTAGGAGAGGACCAGCCGAAGCCTCGTCCGACCTTAGTTGGACACATCGTTGCGACTCGCATTTCGACTCAGTTTGTGACCGACAAGGCTATGGAGCTTCCCGAAAACTGGCAAACCGAGCGCATGACTGTGGAGAACGGAGAGACCGTCGGCCATGACGAATATGGTGGCACGATTGCAATCCATTCCTTGGCTGTTTTGCCGGAGCACCAAGGCAAGCAGGTTGCCAGCACGTTGTTGAAGTCCTACATCCACAGGATCAGAGAAGCACAGATCGCCGAGCGCATTTCTATAATAGCCCATGATCACCTCGTGCCATTCTACGAATCTTTTGGATTCGATAACCGTGGTCCTAGCAAGTGTCAgtttggcggcggcggttGGACAAATCTG GTGTTGGATTTCATCGGAGAGTAA
- a CDS encoding P-loop containing nucleoside triphosphate hydrolase protein has product MKTTWKDIAPVPTSQEFLDVVLSRTQRQLPTQIRAGFKISRIRGFYTRKVKYTQETFCEKFQAILDGFPRLQDIHPFHKDLMNTLYDADHFRIALGQVSTAKHLIETVSRDYVRLIKYAQSLFQCKQLKRAALGRMATICRRLKDPLVYLEQVRQHLGRLPSIDPNTRTLLICGYPNVGKSSFLRSITKADVDVQPYAFTTKSLFVGHFDYKYLRFQAIDTPGILDHPLEEMNTIEMQSITAIAHLRSAVMYFMDFSEQCGYSVADQIKLFHSIRPLFANKIVFLVVNKIDVRRPEDLEPEYQQEIESILKSGDVEMLQLSCTTTEGVTNVKNAACDKLLAERVAQKLKSGTNSSGTPGGRLGDVLARIHVAQPMGGVQRETFIPEAVKNLQKYDKNDPNRKKLERDIEEENGGAGVYNIDLKKTYDLADDEWKHDKIPEVWNGKNIYDFVDPDIEQKLAALEEEEEKLEADGYYDSDESVEDAEDADTRMKADLIREKRALMRNEAKMRKSLKNRAQIPRSAKAKSLSQMENALEEAGYDVDAASARARSKSQTRGRTTTRDADGDDAMDIDMSDPRQAIAKAKGRARSQAATNRLLDGVTDTTARSKADRLKKLGQKKMNRMARAGEADRHTTASLPKHLFTGKRSIGKTQRR; this is encoded by the exons ATGAAGACCACTTGGAAGGAT ATCGCTCCTGTGCCCACGAGCCAGGAATTTTTGGATGTCGTTCTCAGCCGTACACAGAGACAGCTGCCAACCCAGATTCGTGCTGGTTTTAAGATCAGCCGTATCAGAG GCTTTTATACCCGAAAGGTCAAATATACCCAAGAGACATTCTGCGAAAAGTTCCAGGCCATTCTGGATGGATTCCCCCGGCTCCAGGATATTCATCCTTTCC ATAAGGACTTGATGAACACACTTTACGATGCCGACCATTTCAGAATCGCTTTGGGTCAAGTTTCTACCGCTAAACATCTTATCGAGACTGTTTCCCGCGATTATGTCCGTCTCATCAAATATGCCCAGTCTCTGTTCCAGTGCAAGCAGCTGAAGCGCGCGGCCCTCGGTCGTATGGCCACCATTTGCAGACGTCTCAAAGACCCTCTGGTCTACCTCGAGCAAGTTCGTCAACATTTGGGCCGTTTGCCTTCCATCGATCCCAACACCCGAACTCTCCTGATTTGCGGTTACCCCAACGTCGGAAAGTCTAGCTTTTTGCGCAGCATCACCAAGGCCGATGTTGACGTACAGCCATATGCATTCACAACCAAGAGTTTGTTCGTTGGTCATTTCGACTACAAGTACTTGCGATTCCAAGCCATTGATACCCCCGGAATTCTGGACCACCctctggaggagatgaacaCGATTGAAATGCAATCCATTACCGCTATTGCCCATCTTCGCTCCGCGGTCATGTACTTTATGGATTTCTCCGAACAGTGTGGCTACTCCGTTGCCGACCAAATCAAGCTGTTCCACAGTATCCGCCCGCTATTCGCCAACAAGATTGTCTTCCTTGTCGTCAACAAGATTGATGTCAGGCGCCCCGAGGATTTGGAACCCGAATACCAGCAAGAGATCGAGTCGATCCTCAAGTCTGGAGATGTGGAGATGTTGCAGTTATCTTGCACCACTACCGAGGGTGTAACTAACGTGAAGAACGCCGCTTGCGACAAGCTACTGGCCGAGAGAGTGGCGCAGAAACTCAAGTCTGGAACCAACAGCTCTGGTACCCCTGGTGGACGTCTGGGTGATGTCCTGGCCCGTATTCATGTTGCACAGCCCATGGGTGGTGTCCAGCGTGAAACATTCATTCCTGAGGCCGTCAAGAACCTCCAGAAATACGACAAGAATGATCCTAACcggaagaagttggagagggaCATTGAGGAGGAGAACGGTGGTGCTGGTGTCTACAACATTGACCTCAAGAAGACCTACGACCTGGCCGACGACGAATGGAAGCATGATAAGATTCCCGAAGTGTGGAACGGCAAGAACATCTACGATTTCGTGGATCCCGATATTGAGCAGAAATTGGCCGccttggaggaggaagaagagaagctgGAAGCCGACGGTTACTACGATTCTGATGAGAGCGTGGAAGATGCTGAGGATGCAGACACCCGCATGAAGGCAGACCTGATTCGCGAGAAGCGGGCTTTGATGCGCAACGAAGCCAAGATGCGCAAGTCTCTCAAGAACCGCGCACAAATCCCTCGTAGCGCCAAGGCCAAGTCGCTGTCCCAAATGGAGAATGCTCTCGAAGAGGCCGGCTACGATGTCGATGCTGCTTCCGCCCGTGCCCGCTCCAAGAGCCAGACCCGTGGACGTACCACTACTCGCGATGCCGATGGCGACGATGCTATGGATATCGACATGTCCGATCCTCGCCAGGCCAttgccaaggccaagggcCGTGCCCGCAGCCAGGCAGCAACCAACCGTCTCCTGGACGGTGTTACCGATACCACAGCTCGCAGCAAGGCCGATCGTCTCAAGAAGCTGggccagaagaagatgaaccGCATGGCAAGAGCCGGAGAAGCCGATCGTCACACTACCGCATCTCTCCCCAAGCACTTG TTCACCGGCAAGCGTAGCATCGGCAAGACTCAACGTCGGTAA
- a CDS encoding putative MFS monosaccharide transporter (unnamed protein product) yields MGVSNLMARLKPQADHEHQEHSDTPTPVRADSNLEKDNAMIDDSPVKYLTWRSFILGLCVSMGGFIFGYSTGQIAGFTTMNDFKMRFAEQHADGTYAFSNVRNGLIVGLLSIGTMIGALVAAPIADRIGRKYSISFWSVIHMVGIIIQIATDDNWVQVAMGRWVAGLGVGALSSIVPMYQSESAPRQVRGAMVSAFQLFVAFGIFISYLVNFGTESINGTASWRITMGIGFAWPLILGVGTLFLPESPRYAYRNGRIEEAREVMCKLYGVGPNHRCIAQEMKDMKDKLDEEKAAGQAGIFEVFTGPRMFYRVMLGIALQSLQQLTGANFLFYYGNTIFTSTGLNNSYVTQIILGAVNFGMTLPGLYVVEHFGRRNSLMVGASWMFICFMIWASIGHFALDLENPPNTPQAGTAMIVFTCFFIVGFATTWGPIVWAICGEMYPARYRAVCIGLATAANWTWNFLISFFTPFISSAIDFAYGYVFAGCCFAAVLVVFFFVNETQGRTLEEVDTMYVLHVKPWKSANWTPPEGIVRDLHGPPASPKQEGRAEHSEPATEIRE; encoded by the exons ATGGGTGTCTCTAATCTGATGGCCCGGCTCAAGCCTCAGGCCGACCATGAACACCAGGAGCACTCCGATACTCCTACTCCAGTCAGAGCCGACTCAAACTTGGAGAAGGATAATGCCATGATTGACGACAGCCCCGTCAAGTATCTGACATGGCGGTCCTTCATCCTGGGTTTGTGTGTCTCGATGGGTGGTTTTATCTTCGGTTACTCCACCG GTCAAATTGCTGGCTTTACGACTATGAATGATTTCAAGATGCGCTTTGCGGAACAACATGCGGATGGAACATATGCTTTCAGCAACGTGCGCAATGGTTTGATTGTCGGTCTG TTGTCCATTGGTACTATGATTGGCGCCCTTGTCGCCGCTCCTATCGCCGACCGCATTGGTCGCAAATACTCTATCTCCTTCTGGTCGGTGATTCACATGGTTGGTATCATCATCCAGATCGCCACCGATGACAACTGGGTCCAAGTTGCTATGGGTCGTTGGGTGGCCGGTTTGGGTGTCGGCGCTCTGTCCAGCATCGTTCCTATGTACCAGAGTGAATCTGCTCCTCGTCAGGTCCGTGGTGCCATGGTCAGCGCCTTCCAGCTGTTCGTTGCCTTCGGTATTTTCATCTCTTATCTCGTCAACTTCGGTACCGAATCCATCAACGGTACCGCTTCCTGGCGTATCACTATGGGCATTGGCTTCGCCTGGCCCTTGATCTTGGGTGTTGGCACTCTGTTCCTTCCCGAGTCTCCCCGTTATGCCTACCGTAACGGTCGTATCGAAGAAGCCCGTGAGGTTATGTGCAAGCTTTACGGCGTCGGCCCCAACCACCGGTGCATCGCCCAGGAGATGAAGGACATGAAGGACAAGCTCGATGAGGAGAAGGCTGCCGGACAGGCTGGCATCTTCGAAGTCTTCACTGGTCCCCGTATGTTCTACCGTGTTATGCTGGGAATTGCTTTGCAGTCACTGCAGCAGCTCACTGGCGCCAATTTCCTCTTCTACTATGGTAACACCATCTTCACTTCTACCGGTCTGAACAACAGCTACGTCACCCAGATTATTCTGGGTGCCGTTAACTTCGGCATGACCCTTCCTGGTCTCTATGTTGTTGAGCACTTCGGCCGTCGTAATAGTCTGATGGTCGGTGCCTCCTGGATGTTTATCTGCTTTATGATCTGGGCCTCCATTGGTCACTTCGCCTTGGACTTGGAGAACCCTCCCAACACCCCTCAGGCTGGTACTGCCATGATTGTCTTCActtgcttcttcatcgtcggcttcGCCACCACCTGGGGACCTATTGTGTGGGCTATCTGTGGTGAGATGTACCCTGCTCGCTACCGTGCTGTCTGCATTGGTCTTGCCACTGCCGCCAATTGGACCTGGAACTTCctgatctctttcttcaccCCCTTCATCTCCAGCGCTATCGACTTTGCCTACGGTTACGTCTTTGCAGGCTGCTGCTTCGCCGCCGTGCTtgtggtcttcttcttcgtcaacgAGACCCAGGGTCGCACCCTTGAGGAAGTCGACACCATGTACGTCCTCCACGTCAAGCCCTGGAAGAGTGCCAACTGGACGCCCCCGGAGGGTATCGTCCGCGATCTCCACGGGCCCCCCGCTTCCCCCAAGCAGGAGGGTCGGGCTGAGCACAGCGAGCCCGCCACCGAGATCCGCGAGTAA
- a CDS encoding 17 beta-hydroxysteroid dehydrogenase type 3, HSD17B3 (ketoreductase, putative) has protein sequence MDFLSKHTTCLSNLELNLAPGWQTVSAYFLLAAGSLFVASRALTFVRVLLSLFVLPGKSLRSFGPKGSWAVVTGASDGLGKEFSLQLARAGFNIVLVSRTASKLTTLSDEITSKYASVQTKTLAMDFARNEDSDYEKLKALVDELDVAILVNNVGKSHDIPTPFALTSQEEMTDIITINCMGTLRATQLIVPGMMQRKRGLILTMGSFGGLLPTPLLATYSGSKAFLQQWSTALGSELEEHGITVELVQAYLITSAMSKIRRASATIPDPRSFVKSVLSKIGRNGGSPSYAYSSSPYWSHGLMAYFLTCIAGTMGKFVTSKNRGMHESIRKRALRKAEREKAKKST, from the exons ATGGATTTCCTATCGAAGCACACAACCTGTCTGTCTAACCTGGAGCTTAATCTTGCTCCTGGATGGCAGACTGTCAGCGCGTATTTCCTTCTTGCAGCAGGAAGCTTGTTTGTCGCCTCTAGAGCTTTGACTTTTGTCAGAGTTCTTCTCAGCCTGTTTGTTCTTCCCGGAAAGTCG CTTCGCTCTTTCGGCCCCAAGGGTAGCTGGGCCGTGGTCACAGGTGCATCCGACGGTTTGGGCAAAGAATTCTCGCTCCAACTTGCTCGTGCTGGCTTCAACATCGTCCTTGTCTCCCGGACTGCCTCGAAGCTGACTACGTTGTCCGATGAAATCACCTCCAAGTACGCCTCCGTCCAGACCAAAACCCTGGCTATGGACTTTGCTCGCAACGAAGATAGCGACTatgagaagctgaaggcCCTGGTGGATGAGCTGGACGTAGCCATTCTAGTAAACAATGTTGGAAAGAGCCACGACATCCCCACTCCTTTCGCATTGACTTCTCAGGAGGAGATGACGGACATCATAACCATCAATTGCATGGGAACCCTGCGTGCTACTCAGTTGATCGTGCCGGGAATGATGCAGCGCAAGCGTGGTTTGATCCTGACAATGGGATCCTTTGGTGGCCTTCTCCCaactcctcttcttgccacCTACTCTGGTAGCAAGGCCTTCCTGCAGCAGTGGTCGACGGCTCTCGGCTCGGAACTTGAGGAGCACGGTATCACCGTTGAGCTCGTACAGGCATATCTCATCACTTCTGCTATGTCAAAGATTCGCCGGGCCAGCGCTACGATCCCGGATCCCCGGTCGTTCGTCAAGTCGGTCTTGTCTAAAATTGGCCGCAATGGTGGATCTCCATCCTACGCTTACAGCTCATCGCCCTACTGGAGCCATGGCTTGATGGCCTACTTCTTGACCTGTATCGCCGGAACCATGGGGAAGTTCGTTACTTCTAAGAATCGAGGAATGCACGAGTCAATTCGGAAGCGAGCTCTGCGCAAGGCCGAGCGCGaaaaggcgaagaagagcacTTAA